CTGGTCACACTTGTGAGTGTGGGTGCgaaagataaataaataaatattgttgaaAATGGACAGGGAAAAGTTGATTGCGCCCAATCAAATTGGTTATCTGATACTAAAGGAAGATGGAGCAGTTCTGGAGTCCAGCGGAGATCTGAAGAACGATGAGCGTAGTGCAAATGTGATAATGGGATTGCTGAATCTTACAGAGAGGTGGGTTTTCGAAACAAAGGCTGATGGAATTTTCCAATAATTTTGCAAATGTTTTAGCATCGACGAGTCCTTCATGCCGAACAGCAGCTGCGAGAGGATCACCATCGACTACGAGCAGCACTACTACAGCATCTGCATGTCCAACCGTCGAATATACATTGTTAAGATCAGCAAATCGCAGAACGGAGTCACTACGACCACGAGCTCCTCCTCGTCGAACAGCGTGTATAACGATGCCAGCGATTCCGGGGCGGTGCTGGCTTGAAATCCGTCTTCGGATGTCCGGCCAACTTGCAGATTCTGTTGGCAAGCAACCGGGCCACGACCCCACAATTGGCGCACTCCCATTCTTTACCTAATTCTCctttttatttgtcaaaaaatACATCATCTGTGAGCTCTTGCTCAAAAATGCGCCTCGCTTCCTGGGTGACGTCCAGCAAGG
This portion of the Drosophila santomea strain STO CAGO 1482 chromosome 3L, Prin_Dsan_1.1, whole genome shotgun sequence genome encodes:
- the LOC120449793 gene encoding ragulator complex protein LAMTOR4 homolog; translation: MDREKLIAPNQIGYLILKEDGAVLESSGDLKNDERSANVIMGLLNLTESIDESFMPNSSCERITIDYEQHYYSICMSNRRIYIVKISKSQNGVTTTTSSSSSNSVYNDASDSGAVLA